The bacterium CG_4_10_14_0_2_um_filter_33_32 genomic sequence AACCGATTCATTGTTTTTTTACTCTAAGACCGATGTTTTTCAATTCAATCTTTTATTCAAGAAATTAGCAAAAGCCAAAACAGAAAGATGGCATGCAATGGATTCCCAAGGACAAGGACAACCCCTTTATATTTTTGGACATATGCTTACCCCACCAAATGGGCGGCACTGGACATACGGACAAGAGAATATAAAACAAATGGAGAATGAAGAAAGGATAAGATTAAAATGTAGAAAATGTGGTTATATTCACATATCAGGTTTTTGGAAAGAATGTCCAAGTTGTAAAAATAAAGATGATGTTAAGGTAGAATACCTGTTAGCTCCAACAGACATAAAACAAATTGATTCAAATTGGACAGATATTTCCGGTTATACTTCTAATTGGGATTTTCAAACCGAAAATTCTGAAATACTGCTTAAAAGGGTAATTGAAACGAGTTCTAACGCTGGGGATTTTGTTTATGACTTTTTCCTTGGTTCCGGTACAACAACAGCAGTAGCACACAAACTCGGCAGAAAATGGATTGGCGTGGAAATGGGAGAGCATTTTTATGATGTAGTTTTACCAAGAATGAAAAAAGTTTTAGCTTATGATAAGTCAGGCA encodes the following:
- a CDS encoding site-specific DNA-methyltransferase produces the protein ENRLKLAKDWLDKKGSIFVRCDYNGNWIVRCLMDEILENENFKNEIIISRISKQDPKVKKFNTATDSLFFYSKTDVFQFNLLFKKLAKAKTERWHAMDSQGQGQPLYIFGHMLTPPNGRHWTYGQENIKQMENEERIRLKCRKCGYIHISGFWKECPSCKNKDDVKVEYLLAPTDIKQIDSNWTDISGYTSNWDFQTENSEILLKRVIETSSNAGDFVYDFFLGSGTTTAVAHKLGRKWIGVEMGEHFYDVVLPRMKKVLAYDKSGISKEVKEYQGGGFFKYYELEQYEETLANCKYEESDLFNSPSKTPYQEYVFMKDEKMLKVLEIDYEKDKVKVDL